AGAGGGTTCAGGAGTGTCATGCAAGTTCAAAATAGGGAGATCCGAAAGGTTTCTcttttttcatttcatcaagCACAACTTTCGATGATAAACTCTTCTCTGTTAGAGGATACTTCAAGCCCTTATCAACTAAATGAATGGCCTCACTTACAAGCTTGCGTAATCGTGCTTTAGAGGaaattcaaccaaattaACCAACATCAAACATTGGTGCCTGTCCTCTTACATTCTGGTTTATAGACAGtaacaaagtcaaaattATATCGCAATATCTTTGTATATTGTTACAAGATTCAATGCCTAAAATATCGACCAAAATACGAATTTCCCAACTTCAAGcaaagttgataaagtGTGAGCAAGGAAAAGATTGCTATATTTCCAATTGCTTTCTTTTGTATGTAATAggtaatttcaaatccatGTGCTACAAATTCGTCTCCATGTACTTTGCCACAAGCAATAATCACTATCTACTTTCTAATCCATAAATTAACCGCCAATGATACCACACTACCAACAATTCCTCCAGCATATGCACCTACCAACAAGGTGATGGGCCATTGTTGCCATGGCCGATCCCAGTCCAATGGAATAGGAATGACCCCCAACCAGCAACAGCCCAATGTCAACAAGACTTGCGAAAGTACGGGATGCCCAAATATGGTAAAATAAATGCGATCCTGATAAAATAGCATCttaaattgtttaaaatCCAATGAGTAAAGAACAAGTAGTGGACTGAACACTAATAGGGACAAGTGCAAAGCCATACATGCGGTTGTGAAGGAAAATTTGTAAACGGGAGCTCCCAACAAGACTATAGTTGCAAATAATGGAACCGCAAAGAATATACTGACAAGAATACTAGACGCAACTAATAATGGTATGTTTGTCTGTTTGGACTTTCGGGTTGTATTCTTTGCTAGTATGTAATTGTAAGCAGCTTGAATTGGTAAACTTGTGATAAAGCCCTTGAGCATGATAGACTCAACGTTCTCTGTTATTCCATAGTGAAGTAGTCCTCCGAGGATTAATAAATTGTGAAGGGGGATCGCCGTAAGATTGCGTCTCAATTGTGGTACCACCGACGTGAGCTTTGTTGATGTGGGTTTGAGGTCTTCGCCAGTAACTATCTCCCCGCCTGCATCTTGAATGAATGAAACAGTCTTTCTGACAGGTTTGGGTTTCTC
The Candida orthopsilosis Co 90-125, chromosome 5 draft sequence genome window above contains:
- a CDS encoding glycosylphosphatidylinositol (GPI) anchor assembly protein, with product MKRVGQQNQKGNEKPKPVRKTVSFIQDAGGEIVTGEDLKPTSTKLTSVVPQLRRNLTAIPLHNLLILGGLLHYGITENVESIMLKGFITSLPIQAAYNYILAKNTTRKSKQTNIPLLVASSILVSIFFAVPLFATIVLLGAPVYKFSFTTACMALHLSLLVFSPLLVLYSLDFKQFKMLFYQDRIYFTIFGHPVLSQVLLTLGCCWLGVIPIPLDWDRPWQQWPITLLVGAYAGGIVGSVVSLAVNLWIRK